In Rutidosis leptorrhynchoides isolate AG116_Rl617_1_P2 chromosome 2, CSIRO_AGI_Rlap_v1, whole genome shotgun sequence, one genomic interval encodes:
- the LOC139888336 gene encoding uncharacterized protein → MQKYLELTKALTNTFAVFEIKQIPCNRNKKADALSKLASLLYDHFTKKVMVEVLERKSTEEDTLMATITTEEECWMTPFIKYLADGTLPKDKLQARRIRMRAPMYNFKNGILYKKSFTEPYLRCVGPTQAKEIIQEMHEGACSTHSGY, encoded by the coding sequence ATGCAAAAATACCTAGAGCTTACGAAAGCACTAACCAACACCTTCGCAGTATTTGAAATAAAGCAAATACCCTGTAACCGTAATAAGAAAGCAGATGCTTTGAGCAAGCTTGCCTCTCTGCTCTACGACCACTTCACCAAAAAGGTTATGGTTGAAGTACTGGAAAGAAAGTCAACCGAAGAGGATACTCTCATGGCAACAATCACAACGGAGGAAGAGTGTTGGATGACACCTTTCATAAAATACCTTGCTGATGGTACCCTCCCGAAGGACAAACTACAAGCCCGCAGGATACGAATGCGGGCACCAATGTACAACTTTAAAAATGGCATCCTGTATAAGAAATCATTCACAGAGCCTTACTTAAGATGCGTTGGCCCAACGCAAGCCAAAGAGATCATACAAGAAATGCACGAAGGAGCCTGCTCCACACATTCCGGCTACTGA